A stretch of Myroides oncorhynchi DNA encodes these proteins:
- a CDS encoding YqiA/YcfP family alpha/beta fold hydrolase produces MMKDLFLLYIHGYGSNRESRKFFNIKESLPDFPAAVFEWDEDTNFELLLETAIKQTSEIEQILLIGDSTGANIAYQIREVRKSLGLSTILVLTSPLLDYNKRLRTDLVFSENLQNSLMQINKVEDALVILAKEDEVIDYSQFNVKQDAPNSTVIYVDDSHRLEGFINYVGYIIGYIVNKSVRPELEAL; encoded by the coding sequence ATGATGAAAGACCTTTTTTTATTATATATCCATGGTTATGGATCTAATCGTGAATCTCGTAAATTTTTTAATATAAAAGAATCTTTACCAGACTTTCCTGCAGCTGTTTTTGAATGGGATGAGGATACTAATTTTGAGTTGTTATTAGAAACTGCAATAAAACAAACAAGTGAGATTGAGCAAATTCTTTTAATAGGGGATTCAACAGGGGCTAATATCGCTTATCAAATTAGAGAAGTGCGTAAGTCTTTAGGATTAAGTACTATTTTAGTATTGACTAGTCCTTTATTAGATTACAATAAACGTTTAAGGACAGATTTAGTGTTTTCTGAAAACCTTCAAAATAGCCTAATGCAAATCAATAAAGTAGAGGATGCATTAGTAATTTTAGCAAAAGAAGATGAAGTGATTGACTATAGTCAGTTTAATGTTAAGCAGGATGCTCCTAATAGTACAGTTATTTACGTAGATGACTCACATAGACTAGAAGGATTTATTAACTATGTAGGATATATTATAGGATATATAGTAAATAAATCAGTAAGACCAGAATTAGAAGCTCTGTAA
- a CDS encoding DUF1963 domain-containing protein, whose amino-acid sequence MMKTLEQLKQEIARSATAFDVGGFRPLDTLEESWIARVSTYKEDELIPLDDKGREMIPLLQLYLPNLPYVPRALEGIQLLTVFMSYEYPDQLEPMGNKWLIREYRSLDEVVQKTLSNKDSILKAFPLKPRLVTTDYPIWDGGGLTLEQEERIWEMEKNREIEGYYEEFEDHSYDTKLGGYPSYCQSGIGVDEGYGEGYEFVFQISTNEKVNLNVVDNGSFMFARNAESGDWSIYYDFY is encoded by the coding sequence ATGATGAAAACATTAGAGCAATTAAAACAAGAGATAGCGCGATCTGCTACAGCATTTGATGTAGGAGGTTTTCGTCCGTTAGATACTTTAGAGGAATCTTGGATAGCACGCGTCTCAACGTATAAAGAAGATGAACTCATCCCATTAGATGATAAAGGGAGAGAGATGATCCCCCTGCTACAATTATACTTGCCTAATCTCCCTTATGTACCTCGAGCTTTAGAAGGTATTCAGCTACTGACGGTATTTATGTCTTATGAATATCCTGACCAATTAGAACCAATGGGGAACAAGTGGTTAATCAGAGAATACCGTTCATTAGATGAGGTTGTGCAAAAGACACTGAGCAATAAAGACTCTATCCTTAAGGCATTTCCTTTAAAGCCAAGATTAGTGACTACAGATTATCCTATTTGGGATGGAGGGGGATTAACGTTAGAACAGGAAGAAAGAATCTGGGAAATGGAGAAAAATAGAGAGATAGAAGGTTACTACGAGGAGTTTGAAGATCATAGTTATGACACTAAGTTAGGTGGTTATCCTTCATATTGTCAATCGGGAATAGGAGTAGATGAGGGATACGGAGAAGGGTATGAGTTCGTATTTCAAATCTCTACTAATGAAAAGGTGAATCTAAATGTAGTAGATAATGGTAGCTTTATGTTTGCTCGTAATGCAGAGAGTGGGGATTGGAGTATATATTATGATTTTTATTAA
- a CDS encoding urea transporter, translating into MKELTVHCIKAFFRGFGQIMLQANAITGLLFLGAIYYDSTEMAVAAALCNIVAILTAKLMCFDRQDIENGLFGFNACLIGVALMFYFEPSIWVYVLMIISSILSTIIMGWAIKRELPAYTFPFVIFTWVSLFILSIPDLAIRSVPEHFVDIDALDDFLIQGHAFGQVLFQGSFVAGVVFFLGVFISRPIQALYGFVAVIVSVYISHSSHASNALINEGVFSFNAVLCGIAMGEDKVRAGMYVLISVIISTYFDIFMIKYGWTTLTFPFVFAMWVMYPIKQLDKWIVKKLEELGVTNLIDKISK; encoded by the coding sequence ATGAAAGAGCTAACAGTCCACTGTATTAAAGCATTCTTTAGAGGCTTCGGACAGATTATGTTACAGGCAAATGCGATAACAGGACTTCTATTCTTAGGGGCGATATATTATGACTCTACAGAGATGGCAGTAGCTGCGGCACTGTGTAATATAGTAGCTATTCTTACAGCCAAGTTAATGTGCTTTGATCGTCAAGATATTGAGAACGGATTATTTGGATTTAATGCCTGTCTGATAGGTGTGGCTTTGATGTTTTATTTCGAACCAAGTATATGGGTATATGTTCTAATGATTATATCCTCTATACTATCTACTATTATTATGGGATGGGCGATTAAACGAGAATTGCCAGCGTATACTTTTCCCTTTGTGATTTTTACTTGGGTATCTTTATTTATCTTGAGTATACCTGATTTGGCTATTCGCTCTGTACCTGAGCATTTTGTTGACATAGATGCGTTAGACGATTTTTTGATTCAGGGACATGCTTTTGGACAGGTATTGTTTCAAGGAAGCTTTGTTGCGGGAGTAGTCTTCTTTTTAGGCGTATTTATCAGTCGACCTATTCAGGCTCTATATGGTTTTGTGGCAGTTATCGTAAGTGTCTATATTTCGCATAGTAGTCATGCCTCTAATGCGTTAATTAACGAGGGAGTTTTTAGTTTTAATGCTGTTCTGTGTGGTATTGCTATGGGAGAGGATAAGGTTAGAGCAGGGATGTATGTGCTAATTAGCGTGATAATATCTACTTACTTTGATATTTTTATGATTAAGTATGGATGGACTACTTTGACATTTCCTTTTGTATTTGCGATGTGGGTGATGTATCCTATCAAACAGTTAGACAAATGGATAGTGAAGAAATTAGAAGAACTAGGGGTTACTAATCTTATTGATAAAATATCTAAGTAA
- a CDS encoding TetR/AcrR family transcriptional regulator, whose product MSEKTGKTRERNKEKSKEEILKAVGAILKEKGYVGLKVNDIAATAGLDKKLIYNYFGGVDQLLDEYINSQYFWNNVDPENLLTEASKDGGKEIGKVLLSEQFDFVQQNKEFQKLLIWQLSEERESLKNIVNKQEEVGELLFQNVSDKFFGDKATDYRALMAILVSGAYYLNLYTEHNGRYFCGIDLKSDKGRQHIKDAMNMMVDKMYEGL is encoded by the coding sequence ATGTCAGAAAAAACGGGTAAAACAAGAGAGAGAAATAAAGAAAAAAGCAAAGAGGAAATACTTAAAGCTGTAGGAGCTATTCTGAAAGAAAAGGGGTATGTTGGATTAAAGGTAAATGACATAGCTGCTACTGCTGGATTAGACAAAAAGCTTATCTATAATTACTTCGGTGGTGTAGATCAGCTCCTAGATGAATATATCAACTCTCAATACTTCTGGAACAATGTAGATCCTGAGAATCTACTTACCGAAGCTAGTAAAGATGGAGGAAAAGAAATAGGCAAGGTACTGCTATCTGAGCAGTTTGACTTTGTACAACAAAACAAAGAGTTTCAGAAGTTGCTGATATGGCAACTATCAGAAGAAAGAGAATCCCTTAAAAATATCGTAAACAAACAAGAAGAAGTAGGAGAACTCCTGTTCCAAAACGTCTCTGACAAGTTCTTCGGAGATAAAGCAACAGACTATCGCGCCCTGATGGCTATCTTAGTATCTGGAGCATACTATCTGAACCTATATACTGAGCATAATGGTAGATACTTCTGTGGTATAGACTTAAAAAGTGATAAAGGTAGACAGCATATTAAAGATGCGATGAATATGATGGTAGATAAGATGTATGAGGGACTATAG
- a CDS encoding SMI1/KNR4 family protein → MTVVELEQKYNIVYTALYKQLEQDKMLDVGVYGAMWYAETFPKLKDNPTLLLFNDDFELCPVASVAGEIDWLRDPENYMAIKAEYSFIPFAKNGAGDMYCFLTSEEVEGDYPIVFVWHDDINTTYEAKNLRDFIFKRIVSDMSLLDTYNNVSDEEFIDSVRATLKTHSRYLSADKVTLLEELARRPLIDYDNESYGEQCRGLLTEEEYKEIIAKYILYEKMNVSFPYSE, encoded by the coding sequence ATGACAGTAGTAGAATTAGAACAGAAGTATAACATAGTTTATACTGCATTGTATAAACAGTTAGAACAAGATAAGATGCTTGACGTAGGAGTATATGGAGCTATGTGGTATGCAGAGACATTCCCTAAGTTAAAAGACAATCCTACTCTACTGCTATTCAATGATGACTTCGAGTTATGTCCTGTGGCTAGTGTGGCAGGGGAAATAGACTGGCTTAGAGATCCGGAGAACTATATGGCGATCAAGGCAGAGTATAGCTTTATTCCCTTTGCTAAGAATGGAGCAGGGGATATGTACTGCTTCCTGACGAGTGAAGAGGTAGAGGGGGACTATCCTATCGTATTTGTATGGCACGACGATATCAATACTACTTATGAAGCGAAGAACCTACGTGACTTTATCTTTAAGCGTATCGTATCAGATATGAGCCTTCTAGATACTTATAACAATGTGTCTGATGAAGAGTTTATAGATAGTGTAAGAGCTACTCTAAAGACACACAGTCGTTATCTATCAGCGGATAAAGTAACACTATTAGAAGAGCTAGCGAGACGCCCGTTGATTGATTATGACAACGAGAGTTACGGTGAACAATGTAGAGGACTGCTCACTGAAGAGGAGTACAAAGAGATTATTGCGAAGTACATTCTTTATGAGAAGATGAATGTGTCATTTCCATACTCAGAATAA
- a CDS encoding helix-turn-helix domain-containing protein — translation MSKPSIEILNNYQYKKLFLPHLDDSYLKNDNKIQVYRLEDYLRGILMPVIPYRTTFNFLILLTNGEITQYLDSGAYTLSKNEIINVKNGNITATLSLSDDIRGYFVVYENDVITDISLGANDLKFFTMNPYVKLNEVNASWVSRILDLLEEEALSEQRDIEICVTLLETVLMKVIRVDMEKKTPMSRQLDIAFRFRELVQKFHIDHKNVLFYANLLHISENYLNKCVKEATNKPPKQWINEISILHSQILLQDKSRDIAGIAFELKYNSPSYFTRLFKKVTGYSPSDYRKHKFIL, via the coding sequence ATGTCAAAGCCATCTATTGAAATATTAAACAACTATCAATATAAGAAGTTGTTTCTACCTCACTTAGACGATAGTTATTTAAAGAACGATAACAAGATACAAGTATATCGTTTAGAAGATTATCTACGAGGTATTCTAATGCCTGTGATTCCGTATAGAACGACGTTCAACTTTTTGATACTGTTGACTAATGGAGAGATAACACAGTATTTAGATAGTGGTGCTTATACATTGTCTAAAAACGAAATTATCAACGTTAAGAATGGAAATATAACAGCGACGTTATCTCTATCAGATGATATTAGGGGATACTTCGTAGTATATGAGAATGATGTGATTACAGATATTTCATTAGGAGCAAATGACCTAAAGTTCTTCACGATGAACCCTTATGTCAAGCTTAATGAAGTCAATGCTAGTTGGGTGAGTCGAATATTAGACCTGTTAGAGGAAGAAGCATTAAGTGAGCAGAGAGATATAGAGATTTGTGTTACGTTACTAGAAACGGTGCTGATGAAGGTGATCCGTGTGGATATGGAGAAAAAGACACCGATGAGTAGACAGCTCGATATTGCGTTTCGCTTTAGAGAGTTGGTGCAGAAGTTTCACATTGATCATAAGAATGTACTGTTCTATGCTAATCTACTCCATATCTCAGAGAATTATCTGAATAAATGTGTTAAGGAGGCAACTAATAAACCTCCTAAGCAGTGGATTAATGAGATTAGTATCTTACACAGTCAAATCTTGTTACAAGATAAGTCACGTGATATAGCGGGGATTGCTTTTGAACTCAAGTATAACTCTCCGTCTTATTTTACGCGACTATTTAAGAAAGTCACAGGGTATTCACCTAGTGATTACCGCAAGCATAAGTTTATCTTATAG
- a CDS encoding NAD(P)-dependent alcohol dehydrogenase codes for MRAVRFFGLHDVRIVDDLPIPVPTGEEVLIKIAAAGVCHSDLHVIDDGIVPGPFTLGHENAGYVEAMGESVQGFAKGDAVVVYGPWGCGHCKPCKQSSENYCDNHASQAAGGGLGLDGGMAEYMLVPSSRLLVPIQDLDPVLAAPITDAALTPYSAIKRSLPKLTPDQYVVVIGIGGLGHTALQILKAVTSATVIACDITPDKLDFAKKMGATYVVNSTDEDAAEQIVKITGVKKAITVLDFVGTTSTIALGAKVVSQNGDLTIIGLAGGNYPIGFGTVPFGVNVSIPYWGTEVELMEVVELARQGHIHIEVEQYRLDQALEVYDKMRKGELKGRAVLIP; via the coding sequence ATGAGAGCAGTACGTTTTTTCGGATTACACGATGTGAGAATTGTTGATGATTTGCCTATACCAGTACCTACAGGAGAAGAAGTATTGATAAAGATAGCTGCAGCCGGAGTCTGTCATTCTGATTTACACGTGATAGATGATGGTATCGTACCAGGGCCGTTTACATTAGGACATGAGAATGCAGGATATGTAGAAGCGATGGGTGAGAGTGTACAGGGATTTGCTAAAGGAGATGCAGTAGTAGTGTATGGTCCTTGGGGATGTGGACACTGTAAGCCATGTAAGCAGTCTTCTGAGAATTACTGTGATAATCACGCTAGTCAGGCAGCAGGAGGAGGATTAGGATTAGATGGAGGAATGGCTGAGTATATGTTAGTACCTTCTTCTCGTTTATTAGTACCTATCCAAGATTTAGATCCTGTATTAGCAGCTCCTATTACAGATGCAGCTTTGACACCTTATTCTGCTATAAAAAGATCATTGCCTAAGTTAACTCCTGATCAGTATGTAGTGGTTATTGGTATCGGAGGATTAGGACACACTGCCTTACAGATTTTAAAGGCAGTGACTAGTGCTACGGTGATAGCATGTGATATTACACCAGATAAATTAGACTTCGCTAAAAAGATGGGGGCTACTTATGTAGTTAACTCTACAGATGAAGATGCTGCAGAGCAAATCGTTAAGATTACAGGTGTTAAAAAAGCAATCACAGTATTAGACTTTGTGGGAACGACTTCTACTATTGCTCTTGGAGCGAAGGTAGTCTCTCAAAATGGGGACTTGACTATTATCGGGCTAGCTGGAGGAAACTATCCTATTGGATTTGGTACTGTACCCTTTGGAGTGAATGTGTCTATTCCTTATTGGGGAACAGAAGTAGAACTGATGGAAGTAGTAGAGTTAGCTAGACAAGGGCATATTCATATCGAAGTAGAACAATATCGCTTAGATCAAGCACTAGAGGTATATGATAAAATGAGAAAAGGGGAGCTGAAAGGAAGAGCGGTATTGATTCCTTAA
- a CDS encoding GrpB family protein, with the protein MKVAFEKYNPLWVSQFNAIKEELSPLLNHLEVQIEHIGSTSVVGLSAKPIIDIMIGVQSYDDLDRLPILLIELGYVYYENYNEDMPYRRFFVKLEGTLETYGFPNQIKVGEEVPEGLHNHDIRVANIHVIPISDKNWTRHIAFRDYLRTHQEVREEYQELKEKLSKLEWKDGNDYNSGKDSFIKTEEKKAIDWFLDKNK; encoded by the coding sequence ATGAAAGTAGCTTTTGAAAAATATAATCCACTGTGGGTGTCCCAATTTAACGCTATTAAAGAAGAATTATCACCTCTATTAAATCATTTAGAGGTACAGATAGAACATATAGGAAGTACTTCTGTAGTGGGGCTATCTGCAAAGCCGATTATAGATATAATGATCGGGGTGCAGTCTTATGATGATTTGGATAGGCTACCTATATTACTGATAGAATTAGGCTATGTATATTATGAGAATTACAATGAGGATATGCCATATCGACGATTCTTTGTGAAGTTAGAAGGAACATTAGAGACTTATGGTTTTCCTAATCAAATAAAAGTTGGAGAGGAAGTGCCTGAGGGACTTCATAATCACGACATAAGAGTGGCGAATATACACGTGATACCTATCTCGGATAAAAACTGGACACGTCATATTGCTTTTAGGGATTATCTACGAACTCACCAAGAAGTGAGAGAAGAATATCAGGAATTAAAAGAAAAGCTTAGCAAATTAGAGTGGAAAGATGGTAATGATTATAATAGTGGTAAGGATAGTTTTATAAAAACAGAAGAAAAGAAGGCAATAGATTGGTTTTTGGATAAAAATAAATAA
- a CDS encoding urease accessory protein UreD translates to MISSLDIKIEQRQGVSYLKDAYVTQPFRIVPVGQYKRDKAAYLMIMSSSPGLLDNDDHRISIRLAEQTKLQLQTQAYQRLFHMKNKSMQTTLIHMEKGSAFAYVPHPVVPQSSSTFISHNRVDMKEDSHFLLSDIITCGRKLSGEEFAYNHFQNLTEIYVEGKLQVKDNVLLQPDLMPIQGIGILEGFTHQGTLIYYNTARIGVLDYIEYFHKQFGEMPNIAFGISELEGDGFMIRVLGQGAEKLFTIFQTIQQKLWEELFL, encoded by the coding sequence CGTTACTCAACCTTTTAGAATAGTACCCGTAGGGCAATATAAGCGAGATAAGGCAGCTTATCTGATGATTATGAGTTCTTCACCAGGACTGTTAGATAACGATGATCACCGCATCTCTATTCGTCTAGCAGAGCAGACTAAACTACAGTTGCAGACGCAGGCTTATCAGAGGCTATTTCATATGAAAAACAAGTCTATGCAGACCACGCTGATTCATATGGAGAAGGGAAGTGCCTTTGCCTATGTGCCACATCCTGTAGTACCCCAGAGCTCTTCTACCTTTATAAGCCATAATAGAGTGGATATGAAGGAAGATAGTCACTTCTTGTTATCAGATATCATTACCTGTGGACGTAAGCTCTCAGGAGAAGAGTTTGCCTATAATCACTTTCAGAATCTGACTGAGATCTATGTAGAGGGCAAACTACAGGTTAAAGACAATGTGCTGTTACAGCCCGACTTAATGCCTATACAAGGGATTGGTATCTTAGAAGGCTTCACACATCAGGGAACTTTAATCTATTATAACACAGCTCGTATAGGGGTATTAGATTATATAGAATACTTCCACAAGCAGTTCGGTGAGATGCCTAACATTGCATTTGGGATTAGTGAATTAGAGGGAGATGGCTTTATGATTCGCGTACTAGGCCAAGGAGCAGAGAAGCTATTCACGATATTTCAAACCATTCAACAGAAGCTATGGGAAGAGTTGTTCTTATAA
- a CDS encoding DUF3267 domain-containing protein codes for MENNTSTSNQDAKPKGFEDYTMQKKTIDLGKANGYALLSIIPISIINIIPYYLVWGKLVSIEALKGIHPLVVIGYCILYIAVMLIGIIVHELIHGTTWAIFAKRGFRSMKFGILKEYHTPYCHCKEPLKVRPYSIGAIMPALILGFIPSIIAISIGNFGLLLFAIYFTMAAMGDFMIIYLIYKEDKDTWIQDHPSEAGYYLLKEPKKDSR; via the coding sequence GTGGAAAACAATACAAGCACTTCTAATCAAGACGCTAAACCAAAAGGTTTTGAAGACTACACAATGCAAAAGAAAACCATTGATTTAGGAAAAGCAAATGGATATGCATTACTGAGTATTATTCCTATTTCTATTATCAATATAATTCCATACTACTTAGTTTGGGGAAAACTAGTCAGCATAGAAGCGTTAAAAGGGATTCACCCACTAGTAGTGATAGGATATTGTATATTGTATATCGCAGTTATGCTTATAGGAATCATTGTACACGAACTTATACATGGAACTACGTGGGCTATCTTTGCTAAAAGAGGTTTTCGTTCTATGAAGTTTGGCATTCTAAAAGAGTATCATACTCCATATTGCCATTGTAAAGAACCACTAAAAGTCAGACCCTATAGTATAGGAGCTATTATGCCTGCCCTTATATTAGGTTTTATACCTTCTATAATCGCCATATCTATTGGTAATTTTGGTCTACTTCTATTTGCCATCTACTTCACGATGGCAGCTATGGGAGACTTTATGATTATCTACCTAATCTATAAAGAAGATAAAGATACTTGGATACAAGATCACCCTAGTGAAGCGGGGTATTATCTACTGAAAGAACCAAAAAAAGACAGCCGATAA
- a CDS encoding thioredoxin family protein → MNLIDILKETDKPVLLQFYADWCGPCKMLTRIIDESMEEITQYAKLQRIDVDQHQEISAQFHIRAIPTMVLVDQAGEVKWKHTGVMEVRDIVAEISK, encoded by the coding sequence ATGAATTTAATTGATATTTTAAAAGAAACAGACAAACCAGTATTGTTACAATTTTATGCAGATTGGTGTGGACCCTGCAAAATGTTGACCAGAATAATAGATGAATCGATGGAAGAGATTACACAATATGCCAAGTTACAACGTATAGATGTAGATCAGCATCAGGAGATATCTGCACAGTTTCACATAAGAGCGATACCTACTATGGTGTTAGTAGATCAGGCTGGTGAAGTAAAGTGGAAACACACAGGGGTAATGGAAGTAAGGGATATCGTAGCTGAGATTAGTAAGTAG
- a CDS encoding DUF7000 family protein: MQNSIKEYQQMVRIGQVPQVYKQLLSIVMRMKAYMEKKDANYSNFKFSNVSPGYMDYTYFPFYDESLRGELLRFGVVLNHAEMRFELWLMGQNADIQSRYWQLLKDSKWNIQREEMPIYSVLEIVLVASPDFENEKVLFETVATKAMVDIREIVTYLNKL; encoded by the coding sequence ATGCAAAATAGTATTAAAGAATATCAGCAAATGGTGAGGATTGGTCAAGTTCCTCAAGTGTATAAGCAATTGTTATCAATAGTGATGCGCATGAAAGCTTATATGGAAAAGAAAGATGCTAATTACAGTAACTTTAAGTTTAGCAATGTGTCTCCTGGTTATATGGACTATACTTACTTTCCGTTTTATGATGAGAGTCTTAGAGGAGAGCTGTTGCGTTTCGGAGTAGTTTTAAATCACGCAGAGATGCGCTTTGAGCTTTGGTTAATGGGGCAGAATGCTGACATACAGAGTAGGTATTGGCAATTATTAAAAGATAGTAAATGGAATATACAGCGAGAGGAAATGCCTATCTATAGCGTATTAGAGATAGTGTTAGTAGCATCACCTGACTTTGAGAATGAGAAGGTATTGTTTGAAACAGTTGCCACTAAGGCTATGGTAGATATTAGGGAGATAGTAACTTATCTAAATAAGCTATAA
- a CDS encoding gliding motility-associated C-terminal domain-containing protein translates to MKKKNIGLLILSMVPFVASAQTVNEGVFSVMPGTEMGTIAEFINEKSGDFTNDGTVYFFDNFKNDGIYSISKNAKTGKVVFSRYENESGVQTISGNSFTEFYDVVLNNPELSGAFDLKANIDVYGTMDFQDGIVKIDSTINAATGLSQGMITFQKGAKSKNASDRSFADGEIEKIGNDAFMFPQGNKGNFRYAKISAPRSDKSTYVSRYIFEDNKFFETHSNKTGVIELLDTKEFWLVDKGNNTEGDILLTLSWNESTTPKEILANPEKDLHIVRWDGYNQIWVDEGGVVDIANKEVTTATAVKGYGFFTLATVNTNIINEGDVVIYNAVSPNGDGKNDYFIIDNITRFPNNKVQIFNRWGAKVYETTNYDSNGNVFKGFSEGTGTINKNAKLPTGTYFYIVTYEYSDARGSRVIKKSGYLHLEND, encoded by the coding sequence ATGAAAAAAAAGAATATCGGTTTATTAATCCTTTCAATGGTGCCATTTGTAGCATCTGCACAGACAGTTAACGAAGGGGTTTTTTCTGTTATGCCTGGGACAGAGATGGGAACTATTGCAGAGTTTATTAATGAAAAGTCTGGAGACTTTACAAATGATGGAACAGTTTACTTCTTTGATAATTTCAAGAATGATGGTATCTATAGTATAAGTAAGAATGCAAAAACAGGTAAAGTAGTTTTTAGTAGATATGAAAATGAAAGTGGGGTACAGACTATATCAGGAAATTCATTTACAGAGTTTTATGATGTAGTATTGAACAACCCTGAGTTATCAGGTGCATTTGATTTAAAAGCTAATATTGATGTGTATGGTACTATGGACTTCCAAGATGGAATTGTAAAGATAGATTCTACTATTAATGCTGCCACAGGATTATCTCAAGGAATGATTACATTCCAAAAAGGTGCTAAGTCAAAAAATGCTAGTGATAGAAGTTTTGCAGATGGTGAGATAGAAAAAATAGGTAATGATGCTTTTATGTTTCCACAAGGGAATAAAGGAAACTTTAGATACGCTAAGATCTCTGCACCTAGAAGTGATAAGTCTACTTATGTAAGTAGATACATATTTGAAGATAATAAATTCTTTGAAACTCATAGTAATAAAACAGGAGTTATCGAATTATTAGACACAAAAGAGTTTTGGTTAGTGGATAAAGGAAATAATACAGAAGGAGATATTCTGTTAACATTAAGTTGGAATGAAAGTACTACACCAAAAGAGATTTTAGCAAATCCAGAGAAAGACTTACATATCGTACGTTGGGACGGATATAATCAGATATGGGTAGATGAAGGCGGTGTTGTGGATATCGCAAATAAAGAAGTTACTACAGCTACTGCTGTAAAGGGATATGGTTTTTTTACTCTGGCTACAGTGAATACCAATATTATTAATGAAGGAGATGTGGTGATTTATAACGCTGTGTCACCTAATGGAGATGGTAAGAATGACTATTTTATTATAGACAACATCACCAGATTCCCTAATAATAAGGTTCAAATCTTTAATAGATGGGGAGCTAAGGTATACGAGACTACGAACTATGACAGTAATGGTAACGTGTTTAAAGGATTCTCTGAAGGAACAGGAACAATTAATAAGAATGCTAAGTTACCTACTGGAACTTACTTCTATATTGTAACTTATGAGTACTCTGATGCTAGAGGATCTAGAGTGATTAAGAAATCAGGTTATCTACATTTAGAAAATGATTAA
- a CDS encoding sulfite exporter TauE/SafE family protein: MELDILLYLGIVAFFAGFIDAVAGGGGLIQTPMGLALLPQIPVSSVIGTLKIPAFSGTAIAVRQYMKKTKINWMFFGLLALISFGSAFLGSYVLTVVNNDFMKPLLLVILVALWIFTYIKKDFTRKAIAEITDRQKYVWGVIISVVIGFYDGFIGPATGTFFIMGFVFLLGFDFFKASAYAKLINLVTNFGSICLFLLKGAIIWKVAIPMAVCNGLGGYCGAKMAILKGQQWVRYVFLFIMFVAICRFGYEVWYN; encoded by the coding sequence ATGGAATTAGACATTTTATTGTATTTAGGTATAGTCGCTTTCTTTGCAGGATTTATTGATGCTGTAGCAGGAGGTGGAGGCCTAATACAGACACCTATGGGGTTAGCATTGTTACCTCAGATACCCGTTTCTTCAGTGATTGGTACACTTAAAATACCTGCATTCTCAGGGACAGCTATTGCCGTAAGACAGTATATGAAAAAGACGAAGATCAATTGGATGTTTTTTGGGTTGTTAGCACTGATTTCTTTTGGAAGTGCATTTTTAGGATCTTATGTCCTTACTGTGGTCAATAACGACTTTATGAAACCACTTCTATTAGTCATATTGGTTGCCTTATGGATATTCACTTATATCAAAAAAGACTTTACTAGAAAAGCCATTGCAGAGATTACCGATAGACAGAAGTATGTCTGGGGAGTGATTATCTCTGTGGTCATAGGATTCTATGATGGGTTTATCGGGCCTGCGACAGGTACATTCTTTATTATGGGATTTGTCTTTTTGCTAGGGTTTGACTTCTTTAAAGCTTCTGCTTACGCGAAGTTGATTAATCTAGTGACTAACTTCGGTAGTATCTGTCTGTTCTTATTAAAAGGAGCTATTATATGGAAAGTAGCGATCCCAATGGCTGTGTGTAATGGTCTAGGTGGATACTGTGGTGCGAAGATGGCTATCCTTAAGGGACAGCAATGGGTGAGATATGTATTTTTATTTATTATGTTCGTAGCGATATGTCGCTTCGGATATGAAGTTTGGTATAATTAA